The nucleotide sequence ACGTTTGTTCTCAGtcaataagccatggtttattggaCTGAAACTGTTACAGCTGAATCTCACCTCTATGAGAGTGGTATGCTATGGTTTACATCAATTATTTCTATCATGCAAAATATAATAAAGGGTAGTGGATCATTTTGTAAGTTTTATGAACATTTGGTATTAAATGGATTATCAGGATTATCTGTGATTCATAATGGTTTTTGAAGCTGTGATAAAATTTGTTAATATAGTACAAAAGGGAAGTTCATGATTTTTGGGCCCTCTAAAACTATTATAGAAAAACATCTGGAATAACACTAATATTTGTTAAAATAAAGTATGTTGCATGTTCTGTTACACACCAGCATCCGTTGTCTGCATCAATATTTTATGTTACAAACAATGAAATATCACTTATAAACCACTGGTGCCAGATCTTATCTTGGGAGTGCATCGTTCACTTTTGGTTTAAATATAAATGCTGTTAGTCCTGAGAACAATATGGCCTTGAGAATAGTCCAGAGTAAAGCCTCTCCCAAACCCAATGCCTTTTCTAATGTGAAGTGGAGCTCTGTGCCCTATATGAAGAAAGGCATTGCAAGTACTGCTTAGCAGTGTGTGCTACTGGTGGAACTGGTATTCCTGTGGTGCTGCGGTCTCTATAATGTCAGTTTGCAATAATATGCCacaaggctttgggaagaagtTTTTGTGGCATGTGGTTCTCAAATGATATGCCATTGAGAGAGGCAAAGGGAGCATCTTGAAATATTAAGCTACATATTGAATGCTTTGACTATTCTAACCGCTACTCTGCACTCCTTATAGCAGGTTTTCCTCATTAATCATCCCCTGTGCCTGTATTTCGGAAATAACATTATCCCAAGTTGGGGGTAGTAGGAATGCATCAGGATTTTGTGATACAGGCTGTGCTTCTCAGTGTGGGGAATGTCTCAGAAACCACTGTTACCAAGAAACAGTGTCCTATCCCTGAACTGTGACGGATggggtaaacaaacaaaaaagtgggCATGACTCTTGAGGCAATCTCTGTTAGGCTACCCTAACAGTGCCTTTCCGTTTGAGAGGTGATGAAATACACATCTGTGGGTGCAAGAGTGAACCATGCTGGCGGTGCATGTTGGGATACTGGGGGTTCTTCTGCTTTTTCCTCTCTGGGGGGTCTGGGCTGAGGTTGCGGCTGAGGTTGCGGCTGCGGCTGCAGAGATGGACGTCTTTTTAATGATCCGACGACCATCTTCACAGACGCCAAGGAGTCCAGTACGGTGTATGAGCTGAAAAGAATTGTTGAGGGGATACTTAAGAGACCCCCAGAAGAACAAAGGCTATACAAGGATGACCAACTGTTGGGTGACAGCAAAACCCTCGGAGACTGTGGCTTCACCAGCCAGACAGCACGACCTCAGGCCCCAGCAACAGTTGGCTTGGCCTTCAGAGCCAGTGAAGATGCCTTTGAGCCCCTCCACATTGATCCCTTCTCCAGCCCCCCGGAGCTCCCAGACGTGATGAAGCCCCAGGACTCTGGCAGCAGCGCCAACGAGCAAGCGGTGCAGTGAGAGACCAGAGGGCGACAGAGCGAGCTGCACAACCCGTGGCGCCCCTTCCCCACCACCCACTCCCTCCCTCAACCCTCCAGCGTGGAGAGAGACATGGCACTGTCCCACCCCTCCAATCCAGACCCCTTTTGACTCCGCCCCTCTATACAAGACCACACCTTCCAAGCCCCTCCCCACTCATCAAACACAgcaatgttttcatttttggttttggaaacaataaaagttcagctggtaaaaaaaaaaaagagtgaacCATGCTTTGAATTTTAATCCATAACAAAAGCCCTATGCCTCGCTTACAAAAGTTTGAGGAAACTGTTAGAAAACAAGGCATGTAAACTTAATTACATGTATATATTTAATGTAAAATAACATTTGCATGGAAGAATGTGGTTGCATTTGGTTCTCTGGGATGGTTGTTGAGGCTGCAACTGTAATCCCATTTATCTGTGGGTAAATTGCATtgcactcacttctgagtaggcacataCAGGGTTGCCCTGTGAATTTAGCAATTGTTGGCATGTTGACTTCAGTTAACACAGTGTTGCTCATTGCTCAAAGCACAAACCATTAAAACAAGCCATGGAAATGTCCTGTGTAGATCCGCATAAATGAGTGGTGTTATTCAACAGCTTATACGTTCTCACTCTTCAACCTGGACTGGAGGACCAAGTCCTGAGTGCACATATGCTATAGAAAGGAGCCTCAAGATGTCTAGGGTTTCCAGCCATATCCTTAAGGAATCGTCCTTTGTTTCAAAAATCATGGTGATCAGTTCTTGAAGCAAAATTGTTAATTTCTCCAACAGATTGTTGGTTTGCAAAAAGAACAATATACCtgacttcctctcctctccaccttTACTTCTGCTCCAAAAAATATGACATGCGTTAATTACCTAATATATAGCTGGCAGTTCACTGCAGGCAAGCAGTGTTGTCTTACCTGCTTTAATTTTGGACTACATGGTGTGCTGTGACTCATTGACAGTTTCATTAGATAAGCATCCATATATGAAGCCTCAGGTGGTTTTATTGTAACTGCTTCAAGATACCTTTAGCATGCTTGATGATATAGTGAGACAAAAGCATGCTGCAGTAAGTTTAAGGGAAAGAGTATAGAACCTGTTACCTtcaaactgaaacacacacacaaaactattcGTTTCTGAAGCAATGTCTCACGGTTTTGCAAAGGGTTTCGCAAACAGTATTCCACTTCCAGTTAGTTGCAAGGCTGAAGATTTCCAGAATCCCTTCAATGAGATCAGGATTCAATGTTTGTGAAAGAGAACACACAAAGAGATGAAGTAATGGAATACGTGCCCATTCTCAATTCCCTCCAGGACCCTTTTCTAATGTCAAAACTTTTGGCCTTGTGCCTGAGATGTTACTAATGTTTCCATGGCTGTGATAGTGTGAGGGATAGGACTTTCCAGCAGAAGCATGTTATGCATAGTAAAGCTTGCAGAATCAAAGAGAAACTGAATAAGTAGATTGCTGAATTATGCAAATGACTACCaaaattctctttaaaatgtCCACATCTATTAATCCCAGCCATATTTATTGATGTATACATATCATATGCAAACCAATTGTGTTTGCAGTAATTGCTCACCATAATTAAATGTGCAACTGATGTACTGTACCACCACACCACATAGCAACGTATGTAGAGCAATGCAAGGATTTCTTACTGCAATTTAAACAGTTGTCAATTGGTCTGTTGCTTATATTCTGTTCTAGTTTTGGGTGTTGTTTGTTACTAGTATGCTGCAATAGCTGTTGCTAAAAATGATCTTTAGATGAAGCCCAGAGTTATAAAATTtattaaggtttttttaaaaaaagtcactgAACCATCACTTAGCAATAAAAGGAACATATATATGCACACTTACTCTCTTTTAGTTACAGTTAATTATTGTTTTGTATTGAGAGATTTATTGAACACttaataaggtgtgtgtgtgctttttttgctTATCTGGaaacaaaattgttttttaaaaatttttgaAGAGGGCCAGTCTTGCAAGAATCAAAGTATCCTGTGGGGTCCCTCATTTTTTTGACCCAGTTACATTTAACCAGGTATCCATGATTAAGCCAAGGTGGGCTTTCTTTATCCCTGCCAGCCAGCAACCCCACTCACAAAAAGAGTTAGACCTGGGACTAAATAATAATTGTGAGAATGAGAAAGTTATGTGTGTTTTCCATTATTGCAAATGTAATCCCATGACAGCAATCCATTCTACTTGAgatctttttaatttttcaagttAACTTTAGAGGCCCCTGAGTGCACAACCCAAAACATTCCAAGGACCACTTTTGCATTTTCATTCACTCAGATCTGCACTACTATATTTAACCATGAAACAGCATGCAATTTCTTCCCCATTTCTCTGTTCTCCCACCACCACATTTGTGAATCCCTCCTGATAAAAAAATAGAGGCAAAAGggtctctattttttattttatttttttttataagatttttattattttccagtaaaacaagagaaaaacataacataacataaacaccaacattaacacaataaaaaacacattacataaacacaatcgacaaaaagaacaattaaaacaaaaccaaaaccaatacctacctaaactggaacaccaatctatctcttactacttaacgaaatctagtttctgatcttctaaagggacctcccccgctttccctcctctgccttcaatactaatatactttggtaacatccatttttaacattacaattcattatccaaccttttatgctatcataaaaacttaacatcttatagtatcatgaaa is from Lacerta agilis isolate rLacAgi1 chromosome 10, rLacAgi1.pri, whole genome shotgun sequence and encodes:
- the LOC117053701 gene encoding LOW QUALITY PROTEIN: elongin-B-like (The sequence of the model RefSeq protein was modified relative to this genomic sequence to represent the inferred CDS: inserted 1 base in 1 codon); this encodes MDVFLMIXTTIFTDAKESSTVYELKRIVEGILKRPPEEQRLYKDDQLLGDSKTLGDCGFTSQTARPQAPATVGLAFRASEDAFEPLHIDPFSSPPELPDVMKPQDSGSSANEQAVQ